A genomic segment from Oncorhynchus keta strain PuntledgeMale-10-30-2019 chromosome 9, Oket_V2, whole genome shotgun sequence encodes:
- the LOC118387439 gene encoding high affinity copper uptake protein 1-like — MDHTNHDHDHSKMAGSMAPPMVTGSHEDHLGGGGGGHMMKMTFYFGYTNVELLFASLVINTPGEMVAACFGCFLLAVLYEGLKIGREFLLRRNQVNVRYNSMPVPGADGTMVMETHKTVGQRMLSMAHLLQTVLHIIQVVVSYFLMLVFMTYNAYLCIAVAAGAGVGYFLFSWKKAVVVDITEHCH; from the exons ATGGACCACACGAACCATGACCATGACCACAGCAAAATGGCTGGCAGCATGGCTCCTCCCATGGTCACAGGCTCCCACGAGGATCATctagggggaggtggagggggccaTATGATG AAAATGACCTTCTACTTTGGCTACACAAACGTGGAGCTGCTGTTTGCCAGCCTTGTCATCAACACACCTGGAG AGATGGTGGCGGCCTGCTTTGGTTGTTTCCTGCTGGCTGTGCTCTACGAGGGTCTTAAGATTGGCAGGGAGTTCCTGCTGAGGAGGAACCAGGTCAACGTGCGTTACAACTCCATGCCTGTCCCGGGGGCAGACGGCACCATGGTCATGGAGACCCACAAGACTGTAGG CCAGCGGATGCTGAGTATGGCACACTTGCTGCAGACGGTGTTACACATCATCCAGGTGGTGGTCAGCTATTTCCTCATGTTGGTCTTCATGACCTACAATGCTTATCTGTGTATCGCCGTTGCAGCCGGGGCAGGCGTCGGATACTTCTTATTCAGCTGGAAAAAGGCTGTGGTTGTTGATATCACCGAACACTGTCACTAA